GATCTCCAACGGTGGAGTCTTTGGATCGATGCTCTCGACCCCCATTATCAATCCACCCCAATCCGCTATTTTGGGGATCCATGCAACCAAGGAGCGGGCTGTCGTTGAAGATGGACAAATCGTTATTCGTCCGATCAACTATTTAGCCCTGTCGTATGACCATCGGATTATCGATGGTCGCGAAGCAGTCTTGGGGCTAGTGGCAATGAAGGAGCTATTAGAAGATCCTGCTCGTTTACTACTTGATCTGTAAGGAGTAAACCATGAGCCAAGTATTTGATGTGCTAGTGATTGGAGCTGGCCCCGGCGGTTACATTGCAGCAATTCGGGCAGCGCAATTGGGATTTAAGGTAGCCTGTGCAGAGTCCAATCCGTATGCGGATCCCAAAGGCGAGCCACGCTTAGGCGGTACGTGTTTGAACGTGGGCTGCATTCCATCCAAAGCCCTGTTGGCGTCTTCCGAGGAGTTTGAGAAGATCGGTCATCACGTCGCTGACCATGGTATTCAGGTAGGCTCAGTGAAGATTGACATTCAAAAGATGCTGGCGCGTAAGGATGAAATCGTCAACAAAATGACCGGCGGTATTAGTTTCCTGTTTCGCAAAAATAAAGTGACCAGCATTAAAGGACACGCCTCGTTTGCGGGCAAAACTACTGAGGGGTATCAAATCAAAATTACCGGTAAAGATGCCGGAACTATCACGGCTAAGAACGTCATTATTGCGACTGGCTCAAAGGCGAGACATCTCCCTAACATCCCAGTCGATAACGTCCTAGTTTGCGATAACGAGGGCGCGCTTAAATTTGATTCGCTGCCTAAGCGCTTAGGTGTGATCGGTGCAGGTGTCATTGGTCTTGAGCTTGGTTCAGTCTGGCGCCGCGTTGGCTCACAAGTTACAGTCCTTGAGGCCTTGCCAAGCTTTTTGGGTGCATGTGATGAAGGAATCGCAAAAGAAGCCAAAAAGATTTTTACCAAGCAGGGTCTTGATATTCATATGGGCGTCAAGATCGATGGCGTTAAAGCCGACAAGAAGGGTGTCGTGGTCTCGTATCAGGACAGCACAGGCAAACCCCAAAAACTAGAATGCGATCGTCTCATCGTCTCGGTAGGCCGTGTACCCAATACCGAAGGACTTAATCTGGAAGCGATTCAGATTAAAACCGATGAGCGCGGTTTTATCCCGATTAATGATCATACTTGCGCGACATCAGCACCCGGAGTCTATGCAATTGGTGATGTGGTGCGCGGACCAATGCTGGCTCATAAGGCCGAGGATGAAGGGGTGCTTGTTGCTGAGTTACTCGCTGGTCAAAAACCGCATATTGATTACAACTGCATTCCTTGGGTGATTTACACCGACCCTGAAATTGCATGGGTTGGTAAGACCGAGCAACAACTCAAAGCAGAGGGGCGCGCGTTTAAAGCGGGCCAATTCCCGTTCATGGCCAACGGTCGTGCGTTGGGAATGGATCGTGCCGATGGCTTTGTCAAAATCTTAGCGGATGCCAAAACCGATGAGGTTCTTGGGGTGCATATTATTGGCCCTAATGCCTCAGACCTGATTGCGGAAGCCGCTTTGGCGATGGAGTTTAAAGCAGCCGCTGAAGACATTGCTCGTGTTTGCCATCCTCACCCCAGCTTATCAGAGGTAATGCGCGAAGCAGCTTTAGCAACGGATCAACGCGCACTCAATATGTAAGTTGAAAGTCGCTGACTTTTACAACCAAGAGTGTAAAGCGCGCGGTTATCATCCAGATCCTGCGCAAGAGCGGGCCATTGTTCGCTTGCAGCAATGCGAAGATCAGTGGGTTGCTTACAAAGAGATTCGGAGTAACGCGCTCACCAAAAAACTCTTTCACCCCGAGTTACCCCGAGGGGTTTACCTCTGGGGTGGAGTGGGTCGCGGTAAATCCTTTTTGATGGATTGCTTTTACGAAGCATCGCCCGTTCAAAAAAAAATCCGAATTCATTTTCATGAGTTCATGCGCGAGGTTCACCGTGAGCTCCATGAGCTTTCTGGATTGGCCGATCCCCTTGATGAGTTAGCCAAACGCATCTCCGATCGATATCGATTGATTTGCTTTGATGAGTTCCACATTAGTGATATTGCCGATGCCATGATCATGTATCGCCTTTTAAAGGCTTTGTTCATTGATCGGGTGCAGTTCATCATGACCTCAAACTATCGACCCGATCAGTTGTATCCGAATGGTCTGCATCGTGACCGACTCCTACCGGCAATTGAACTGTTGGAGCAGAAGCTCGATGTCTTGAATGTGGATGCGGGTAGTGATTACCGGCAAATTCAGATGACCCGGATTCAGGCCTATTTAACCCCATTAAATGAAGCAACCCATCAGCAGATGGATGATTACTTTCATGAGCTCATCGGCAAACAAATTGAAGCTACCAACCGTATCCTTAAAATTGAGTCCCGCGAGATCCGGGCGCTGCATTTGGCTGAGGGTGTGGTTTGGTTTGATTTCCAAACCCTCTGCGCGGGCCCTCGTTCACAAAATGATTACTTAGAGATTGCTAACACGTTTCATACGGTGATGGTCTCTGAGGTGCCATATATGCCCCCCCGTTTAACCAATGAGGCAAGACGCTTTATTTGGCTGATTGATGTACTTTATGACCATCGTGTGAAATTAATCATGTCAGCCGAAGTACCCCCTGACCAGCTCTATACGGAGGGACAGGTCGTTAGTGAATTTGCCCGCACCGTCTCGCGTTTAATGGAGATGCAATCCCGAGAATATATTGAGGCACCGCGTCGCCTTATTAATGCGCAACTGACCTAAAATAGGGATATGAGTATGCCCATGCCTATTAATGCGGATTTACATTGCCACTCGGTAGTCTCTGACGGTACTTTATCCCCAGAGGAGCTCGCCTTGCGTGCTCATCAAAATGGCGTGCATTTATGGTCCTTAACCGATCATGATGTCTTAGGTGGTCAGGCGCGTGCTCAAGACGCTGCGCTTAATTTAGGGATGGAGTATGTATCAGGTGTCGAGATCTCCATTAGTTGGATGGGACAAACTGTGCATATTGTTGGTTTGGGATTTGATCCAAGCAACGTAACCTTGCAAGATGGTTTGCGTGCCACCCGGGATGGTCGTGAAGAGCGTGCTCGCCAAATGGCGGCTCAGCTTGCGCAAATCGGTATTGAAAATAGCTATGAAGGCGCTCTAAAGTTTGCTGGTAACCCGGAGCTCATTGCACGCACGCACTTTGCGCGCTACCTCGTGGAGCAACAGGTCTGTCGTGATATGGATGAGGTGTTTAGAAAATACTTAGTTGCCGGTAAACCAGGTTATGTTTCGCACCGTTGGGCAAGCTTGGATCAGGCGGTCGATTGGATTACGGGTGCAGGTGGCGAGGCAGTGATTGCGCACCCAGGCCGCTACCGCTTAAATGCCATGCAAATGGATGAGCTCTATGCCCGCTTTAAGGACCTGGGTGGCGCTGGTATTGAAGTCGTGACCGGTAGCCATAGTCCTGATCAATACCAAACCTATGCGAAGGTTGCCAAGCGGTATGGATTTATGGCTTCTCGTGGATCGGATTTTCATGATCCCCAGGAAAGCGATATTGATTTAGGGCAGCTTCCCCATCTTCCAGAGCACCTAACGCCCATTTGGTCGGCCTTTCATTAAATAAGCGACAATCCTCTCATGTTTGCAGAACGCGTTTTATCCGGCATGCGTCCCACGGGCGCCTTGCATTTAGGCCACTACCATGGCGTCTTAAAAAATTGGGTACGCCTTCAGGCTGAATACCCCTGTTTTTTC
This genomic window from Polynucleobacter sp. MWH-UH24A contains:
- the lpdA gene encoding dihydrolipoyl dehydrogenase, whose protein sequence is MSQVFDVLVIGAGPGGYIAAIRAAQLGFKVACAESNPYADPKGEPRLGGTCLNVGCIPSKALLASSEEFEKIGHHVADHGIQVGSVKIDIQKMLARKDEIVNKMTGGISFLFRKNKVTSIKGHASFAGKTTEGYQIKITGKDAGTITAKNVIIATGSKARHLPNIPVDNVLVCDNEGALKFDSLPKRLGVIGAGVIGLELGSVWRRVGSQVTVLEALPSFLGACDEGIAKEAKKIFTKQGLDIHMGVKIDGVKADKKGVVVSYQDSTGKPQKLECDRLIVSVGRVPNTEGLNLEAIQIKTDERGFIPINDHTCATSAPGVYAIGDVVRGPMLAHKAEDEGVLVAELLAGQKPHIDYNCIPWVIYTDPEIAWVGKTEQQLKAEGRAFKAGQFPFMANGRALGMDRADGFVKILADAKTDEVLGVHIIGPNASDLIAEAALAMEFKAAAEDIARVCHPHPSLSEVMREAALATDQRALNM
- the zapE gene encoding cell division protein ZapE produces the protein MKVADFYNQECKARGYHPDPAQERAIVRLQQCEDQWVAYKEIRSNALTKKLFHPELPRGVYLWGGVGRGKSFLMDCFYEASPVQKKIRIHFHEFMREVHRELHELSGLADPLDELAKRISDRYRLICFDEFHISDIADAMIMYRLLKALFIDRVQFIMTSNYRPDQLYPNGLHRDRLLPAIELLEQKLDVLNVDAGSDYRQIQMTRIQAYLTPLNEATHQQMDDYFHELIGKQIEATNRILKIESREIRALHLAEGVVWFDFQTLCAGPRSQNDYLEIANTFHTVMVSEVPYMPPRLTNEARRFIWLIDVLYDHRVKLIMSAEVPPDQLYTEGQVVSEFARTVSRLMEMQSREYIEAPRRLINAQLT
- a CDS encoding 3',5'-nucleoside bisphosphate phosphatase, which gives rise to MPMPINADLHCHSVVSDGTLSPEELALRAHQNGVHLWSLTDHDVLGGQARAQDAALNLGMEYVSGVEISISWMGQTVHIVGLGFDPSNVTLQDGLRATRDGREERARQMAAQLAQIGIENSYEGALKFAGNPELIARTHFARYLVEQQVCRDMDEVFRKYLVAGKPGYVSHRWASLDQAVDWITGAGGEAVIAHPGRYRLNAMQMDELYARFKDLGGAGIEVVTGSHSPDQYQTYAKVAKRYGFMASRGSDFHDPQESDIDLGQLPHLPEHLTPIWSAFH